ACCCGCCCGTGCGGCGGCAGAGAGTCAATCAAACGTGACATCATCGGCAAATCAATCATTGATGCTTCATCGACCACCAGCACGTCCAGATGTAGCGGGTTGCCCGCATGATGGCGTAATCGTTGGCTGCCGGGCTGTGCGCCTAGCAGTCGGTGCAGCGTACTGGCGTCCTCCGGTATACGCTTTTTCTGCGCATCGGTAAGAGGAAGCTGACGCAACGCCGCGCCGAGCGACTCCGTCAGGCGTGCGGCCGCTTTCCCGGTCGGCGCTGCCAGCCGGATACGGCAACGTTCGCCATCCGCCATTTGAATTAATGCCGCCAGCAGCTTCGCGACGGTGGTGGTTTTACCGGTGCCGGGACCGCCTGAAATCACGGAGATACGGCGAGTTAGCGCTACGGCGGCGGCCACCTTTTGCCAGTTCACCTCGTCTGTCGGAGGGAATAGCGCGTCCAGAATACGGGATAACTGATCTTCATCTACGGCGATGGCCTGGTTAACCTCGTTAAAAAAGCGCGCAACCGTACGTTCGTTGCACCACATGCGATTCAGGTAGAGACGCTCGCCGCACAGAATTAACGGCGCGGGGCTATCGCCGCAGCTAACCGCCGCAGACGCCAGTAACCGCTTTTTCCAGTCGATTGGCGTAGCCGTTTCGCTTATACAGGCGACCAGTAAGGGATGCGCCTCCTCCGTTAACGTTAAACGCGACAACGGCAGACACACGTGACCTTCACCTGCGTCATGACTAAGCAGCGCTGCCGCCAGCGTCACGGCGGGATCGTCGTTACCGGCGACGGTTAAAGCAAACTGGGCATCAATGGGCCGTAAGAGTTTTTGTTCAACGGCCTCCAGCAACCGCTCCTGGATTGTCATTGCGCCTCCTCACTCATTTCACCTGCAAACATATCATCCAGTTGGTTAATTAACGCCGCCGCAGGACGAGTGGTAAAAATACCCTGCTGCGGACGTTCGCCATCCACCCCGCGTAAAAAGAGATAGATGACGCCGCCGAAATGGCGTTCATAGTCGTAATTCGTCATTCGATGACGAAGGTAACGGTGCAATGCCAGCGTATAAAGCTGGTACTGCAAATCATAGCGATGCGCCTGCATCGCCGCAGCCATCGCCGTCTGGGTATAAGCGGCGCTATCCTCGCCCAGCCAGTTAGATTTATAGTCGAGCAGGTAATAGCGCCCTTCATAACGGAACACCAGGTCGATAAAGCCCTTTAACATGCCGCGAACCTGCATGAAATCCAGCGCAGGGCAACCTGCTGAAAGCGGGTCGTATCGACGAATCAACGCATCCAGCTCTCCGGCGGTAAGCGGCTGGGCAATCGGCAGATAAAACTCCATTTCGACCTGTTTTTCACGCTCGGTCAGCACGCTCAGACTAACGCCCGTCTCGTTAAGGGGAACGTGTAACACGGTGTCCAGCCAGCGGGTAAGTACGGGCTCCCATCGCGTTTCAAAACCACTCAGCTCCAGTTTTTCCTGTACCCATTGGGGGTTTATCGGTTGAGTAAAATCAAGCTCTTCAAACAGGCTGTGCAAAAATGTTCCCGGCGATGCCCCGCGAGGAAAGTGATGCGGCGTCATTGCCGGCGCTTCCGCCGCTTCGCCAACGCCTGCGGCGTCAATGTCGAGACGAGGAATAAGATCTTGCGCCACGCTATGTCCCCGCTGCTGCAAACCGGAATAACTGGTGACGCGCCAGCTATCATAAAGCAGGCGTTGCAGCGCTCTGGCGCTGAGTTCCGCATGCGATGCAGCGGCAATTTGCCAGCGATCGTTATCCGTGTTGCCTGGCGTTCGACACACGATATCCTCGTCGCATAGCGCCTCAATACAGGCGCGAAGGCCTGCGGCATCCATCGGTTCGCCTTTTTGCAGGAGTCGCCCAAGCGCGCTTTGGTGCACATCCGTCTCGCCTTTCTTATCGCTGCGACGCCGTACCAGCGGCGCGACGCCGAGGCTGCAATGCCACACTGCACGGGTCAGCGCGACATAAAGTAGGCGCAGGTCTTCCGCCAGGCGTTCGGCTTCCGCCAGTGCTATGCTCTCTTCGGCGTGACTAAGGTCCAGCACCGCCTCGTAGGAGTGCCTGTCGTGATAAAAAGCCTGGTCCTGCACGCGGAAATGGGTGATAAAAGGTAACCAGACCAGCGGGTATTCCAGACCTTTCGATTTATGAATGGTGACGATTTGCACCAGATGCTTATCGCTTTCCAGACGTAGTTGCTGGCTGGAAGCATTGCTATCGGGTTCAAGGATATGTTGCGCCAGCCAACGCACCAGCGCATGTTCGCTTTCCAGCTGCGAACCGGCTTCCTGTAACAGTTCGCTAATATGCAGAATATCCGTCAGCCGACGTTCACCTCCCGCCGTCGCCAGCAGGTTTTCAGCAATATTGCGCGCCGACATTAGCGCGCGCAGCATAGGCATCACGCCGCGTTTATGCCAAATCTGTCGGTAGCCATCAAACTCTTCGACAACCGCATCCCACGCATTTTCATCATTGTTAAGCGTTTCGATATCCAGCGCGGTAAGGCCCATCATTGATGTCGCCAGAGCGCTACGCAGCGTATTCTCACGTTCGGGCGCCATCACCGCCTGCAACACCCACAGCATTTCCTGCGCTTCGAGCGTTTCGAATACGCTGTCGCGGTTTGAAAGATAGACGGAAGGGATCGCCAGTAAGGTCAGCGCATCCCGTATCAGCGCGGCTTCCCGCCTGCTGCGCACCAACACGCTGATATCCGAGGCGCGAACGGGCCGCGACGAATCGCCGTTCGTCAGCAGCGCGTCGCCCGTTTGCCCGGCGCGCAGCCAGTCGCGAATTTGCGTGGCGCACACCTGCGCCATATAACTTTGATAATCGCCCGAACCGCAGCTTTCCCCCTCCATTAGCCACAGGGTCATCGCCGGTTGAGGCGCGTCATTCACTTTAAATTGCAGCGACTGGTTTCTGGGCGCAAACTTTACCGGACTGAAGGGAATATCGCGGAACATAAAGGCGTCATTCATCTGACTGAACAGCTTGTTAACGCTATTCACCATCCCCGGCGCGGAGCGCCAGTTAGTGTCAAGGGTATAGTGCGCGCTCACTTCGCTGCGAGCCTTCATGTAGGTAAAGATATCCGCGCCACGAAACGCATAAATCGCCTGTTTAGGATCGCCAATCAGCAATAGCGCCGTATCGGGTTGATGTCGCCAGATACGGCGAAAAATACGGTACTGTTGTGGGTCGGTATCCTGAAATTCATCGATCATCGCCACCGGAAAACGGGTACGAATCGCCGCAGCCAGCGCCTCGCCGCTTTCACTACGCAGCGCGGTATCTAAACGGCTGAGCATATCGTCAAACCCCAGCTCGCCGCGCCGGCGTTTTTCCTGAGCCACCGTTTCACGGATCTCTGATAGCGCTCGGGTAAGAACCAGATCTTTAATCGATAGCGGTTCGCCCAACAGGTTATCAATGGCGACAAACAATGGGTGCTGGGGCGTCACGCCGCCAGCTTTGGTGCGCTCAGCTAAAAAACGCTGTGAAAATTTTCCCAACGCCTCGGGTAATTGATAGTTTTTCGTCTCTTCTTGCGCCCACGCGGTGATCTTTTCGATCCATTTCGCCTGATTGCCGCGGTTGAATTTTCTGCGATCGATGCCGGATGATTCGATCAGCGCGTCCAGCTCGCTAACCGCCTCACACCACTGCTGCTTCACCTGGTTGATGCGCGCCAGGATCTGTTCATGGCGCGATGCCAGCGTCTCCTCCTGCGATGGCGGCGCTTTAATGACCGGCGCTTCGCCCTGCAGATAACGATCGATATCCTTTAAGAGCGCCTTCGGTCCCTTCCACACGTCAAACACCACCTGCGCGATGTCGCGCGGCAGCGGATAGCAATGACGCCGCCAGAAATCGGCGCAGGCCTGATAACGCAACAAAGATTCGTCTTCAATAAGCTGTTGCTCAAACAACATACCGGATTCGAAAGCGTTCAGGCTGAGCATACGCTGGCAAAAACCGTGGATGGTAAAGACCGCGGCCTCGTCCATTTGTCGTTCCGCCAGTAATAACCACTGCGCGGCCTGCTTTTTGTCGCTAATTTCTTCCAGCAAGCGGGCATAAAGCGGATTATCCGTGCTTTCCCGCAGACAGGCGATGCGCAACTCATGGATATTACTGCGGATTCGCCCACGCAGCTCTTCAGTGGCGGCCTCCGTAAAGGTTACCACCAGCAGTTCTTCAACGGTCAACGGACGGGGAAATGCGGCGCTGCCGCCTAAACCGAGCAGTAGCCGCAGATACAGCGCCGCGATAGTAAACGTTTTGCCTGTGCCCGCTGATGCTTCAATCAAACGCTCGCCTGTCAGGGGCAAGCGCAGAGGATCAAGAGTCTCGGCGACATCATTCATTCTTTTCGCTCATTAGAGGTAACGTTTGCTGCAAAGCGCTGACGTTATCCCACACTTTCCAGCCTGTCGGATGCACGTATTCTGCTTTTCCATTCTGGCTACCGGCAATCTGTGACAATATTGCCATACCTTGTGGTTCCACCACCGCCTGGTGGAAGAAATCGGCAAGCTTTTGTGGCGTCAGCAATTTTATCTGAGCGATGATTTTATCACGCGAGTCAAAGCGCATATTACCCCGATCGAAATCCTTGCTTAAACGGGATGCTTCTTCGCCCAACGTTTGCGGCGCCTGGCGCATTTGCGTAATGATCGCCTGCTGAATTTGGGCGAACTCTTCCGGCTTCATCGCCCTCAGCTTCGCCTCGGCGTCAGGGAAAAATGCCTGATAGCGTTGCCACAGGTAAGAGGGCTGTTTATCGTTGCTCTGTAGCAGGAACCCCATTCCCCACTGACGGCCAACGCTCATCGGAAAGGCGAAAACGGCGTATCCCAGTTGCTCTTCGGTTCGTAGCTGATTGTAAAACCACGGTTGAACAATCTGACCTAACATCGCGCTGTAGGCAGCGCTGACGTACTCGTCGTAGCCGACCGGAACAAAGACCGCGGCTAACGCGGAGTCGGTGCTACTGCCCGCTTTTTCAAATATTACGGACTGCTTTTTCTCAACCACCACGTCTTTGTTGCGACACCACGCCGATCCGTTCGCCGCGAGCTGTTTTTGAACATCTTGCGCCAGAGAGGTCGCCTGGGCTTCGCTCATATTCCCTATAACCAGAAATTCCGGACGAGCGCCCGTTTTTAACGCATTACGATAGGCCATTACCTCTTTCAACGTAATGGACGGCAGCAAAGCGCGACGTTCATCACGGGAAAAATAAGGCACCTGCGAAATCATCTGCACCGGCATAATCGCCTGCTCGTAGGCTTTTCCCTTCTCCGCAGAATCCATCATCTGCGTATACCAGGATTTCGCCTGCGCCAGCTGTTCCTCCGTGGCGTCGTAGCTAAAATATCCTTCCAGCAACGCCAGGAAAAGCTGCGGCAAACGCTGGGTATAACCGTTCGCAGTGACCATCAGACCATTGTTGGCGTTAGTAGAAAAGCTAATGCCGCCCACTGCCGCCTGGTTGCTGAGCTGATCGAGCGCCATTCCCGCCAGATAATCATTAAGGGCGAACAGTACCTGATTGCGGGCGCTGTCCATCGCCTGCGGGTTACGCAATACCACGCTCACGTCAGCTTTTGGCTCGCTGGCGAAATAACGACTCGGCGCATAAACCACGCGCAAATCCGCTTTATCGACAATCAGTTCTGGCCGCACGTAGTTTTTGTCATTCTTAACAAGCGTAAAATCATCAGGAATATAGGGGTTTAACTCCGGCAGCGACAACGCAATGCCCTGTGCTTTTTGCTGCCAGTTTTTAAACGTCTGTTCGCTAATCTTATCGACCTGATAAGGCGCATCCACAAAATACGCCGTCTTATTATGGGGTTCCTGGGGACTGATGTACCAGATGCGCGCATTCTGCGGCGTCATCATCGCCAGGCGATTTTTGATAGCGGCAGGATCGTAACGATCGGCGATATTCGCCGCATCCAGCGTATGCGCTACCGGGACGCGGATCATAGTGTCCGCCAGCCATTCGACATAGTCCATATCGCGGGTAATCGACGGATAGCGGAAGTCGAGATCCAGCACATGCGCCAGCTCGTCAAAGTAACGTTTATCTATCCCTTTTTCACGTAACATATTGAGATAGCTGAAAATAGCCGCGACGACTTCATCACGATTGGCTAAACCTTTATCGGTCAGCGTTGCCGAAATGGCAAATACGCCGCTGTTACCATTAACAATCGGATCGGAATCCGCGCTAATACCTTCGACCAGTCCTTGTTTTTGCAGCCAGTCAGAGAGCGTCCCTGGGCTACGATTGCCAATTAGATAAGAGACCAGTTCATCGGTCTTGCTGCGGAACTGCGCGCTATTGTTATCAATACGAAACTCCACGCGCAGCACTTTACGCGGTAGTGCCGGCACGTAATGAATAATGATGCCCTTCTGCGCCTCGGTGATGACAGGTACGGTAATTTCCGGTTTTTTAATCTGTTTATTCGGCACGCGACCATAGGTTGCGGCGGCAATACTCGCCAGTTCCGGCAAGGGTTTATTACTGTAAATCACCGCCTTCATCAGATTAGATGAATAGTATTTTTCATGAAAAGCGATCAACGCCTGTTGCACCGGATTTCCCGGCTTATCGCTTAGCGTTTCCAGATTGCCGCCAGAAAAGTGCGAGCCTGGATGCGCCGGGTTAATGGTTTCGGCGCTTACCTGCGCCATACGCATACCGTCGCGGGTGCGCGCCATCGTCAGCTCGGCATTCACCGCGTTTCGTTCGCGTTCGGCATACTTTTTATTGAGCAATGGCGCGGCAATGGCGTCGGCCAGTCGATCTACGGCACCTGGAAGCGCGTCGTTTTCAACCTCCAGGTAGAAGGCTGTTCGATAAGGCGCGGTGCTGGCGTTGTGGCTACCGCCATGTCTTTTAAGGTATTCGGCAAGGCTATCCGCCTGCGGATATTTTTTTGACCCCATCAGGCACATATGCTCAAGATAATGAGCAAG
This DNA window, taken from Salmonella enterica subsp. enterica serovar Typhimurium str. LT2, encodes the following:
- the recB gene encoding exonuclease V, beta chain (similar to E. coli DNA helicase, ATP-dependent dsDNA/ssDNA exonuclease V subunit, ssDNA endonuclease (AAC75859.1); Blastp hit to AAC75859.1 (1180 aa), 84% identity in aa 1 - 1180), which codes for MNDVAETLDPLRLPLTGERLIEASAGTGKTFTIAALYLRLLLGLGGSAAFPRPLTVEELLVVTFTEAATEELRGRIRSNIHELRIACLRESTDNPLYARLLEEISDKKQAAQWLLLAERQMDEAAVFTIHGFCQRMLSLNAFESGMLFEQQLIEDESLLRYQACADFWRRHCYPLPRDIAQVVFDVWKGPKALLKDIDRYLQGEAPVIKAPPSQEETLASRHEQILARINQVKQQWCEAVSELDALIESSGIDRRKFNRGNQAKWIEKITAWAQEETKNYQLPEALGKFSQRFLAERTKAGGVTPQHPLFVAIDNLLGEPLSIKDLVLTRALSEIRETVAQEKRRRGELGFDDMLSRLDTALRSESGEALAAAIRTRFPVAMIDEFQDTDPQQYRIFRRIWRHQPDTALLLIGDPKQAIYAFRGADIFTYMKARSEVSAHYTLDTNWRSAPGMVNSVNKLFSQMNDAFMFRDIPFSPVKFAPRNQSLQFKVNDAPQPAMTLWLMEGESCGSGDYQSYMAQVCATQIRDWLRAGQTGDALLTNGDSSRPVRASDISVLVRSRREAALIRDALTLLAIPSVYLSNRDSVFETLEAQEMLWVLQAVMAPERENTLRSALATSMMGLTALDIETLNNDENAWDAVVEEFDGYRQIWHKRGVMPMLRALMSARNIAENLLATAGGERRLTDILHISELLQEAGSQLESEHALVRWLAQHILEPDSNASSQQLRLESDKHLVQIVTIHKSKGLEYPLVWLPFITHFRVQDQAFYHDRHSYEAVLDLSHAEESIALAEAERLAEDLRLLYVALTRAVWHCSLGVAPLVRRRSDKKGETDVHQSALGRLLQKGEPMDAAGLRACIEALCDEDIVCRTPGNTDNDRWQIAAASHAELSARALQRLLYDSWRVTSYSGLQQRGHSVAQDLIPRLDIDAAGVGEAAEAPAMTPHHFPRGASPGTFLHSLFEELDFTQPINPQWVQEKLELSGFETRWEPVLTRWLDTVLHVPLNETGVSLSVLTEREKQVEMEFYLPIAQPLTAGELDALIRRYDPLSAGCPALDFMQVRGMLKGFIDLVFRYEGRYYLLDYKSNWLGEDSAAYTQTAMAAAMQAHRYDLQYQLYTLALHRYLRHRMTNYDYERHFGGVIYLFLRGVDGERPQQGIFTTRPAAALINQLDDMFAGEMSEEAQ
- the ptr gene encoding protease III (similar to E. coli protease III (AAC75860.1); Blastp hit to AAC75860.1 (962 aa), 88% identity in aa 1 - 962) — translated: MPRSTWFKALLLLVALWGPAVQADIGWQPLQETIRKSDKDTRQYQAIRLDNDMVVLLVSDPQAVKSLSALVVPVGSLEDPEAHQGLAHYLEHMCLMGSKKYPQADSLAEYLKRHGGSHNASTAPYRTAFYLEVENDALPGAVDRLADAIAAPLLNKKYAERERNAVNAELTMARTRDGMRMAQVSAETINPAHPGSHFSGGNLETLSDKPGNPVQQALIAFHEKYYSSNLMKAVIYSNKPLPELASIAAATYGRVPNKQIKKPEITVPVITEAQKGIIIHYVPALPRKVLRVEFRIDNNSAQFRSKTDELVSYLIGNRSPGTLSDWLQKQGLVEGISADSDPIVNGNSGVFAISATLTDKGLANRDEVVAAIFSYLNMLREKGIDKRYFDELAHVLDLDFRYPSITRDMDYVEWLADTMIRVPVAHTLDAANIADRYDPAAIKNRLAMMTPQNARIWYISPQEPHNKTAYFVDAPYQVDKISEQTFKNWQQKAQGIALSLPELNPYIPDDFTLVKNDKNYVRPELIVDKADLRVVYAPSRYFASEPKADVSVVLRNPQAMDSARNQVLFALNDYLAGMALDQLSNQAAVGGISFSTNANNGLMVTANGYTQRLPQLFLALLEGYFSYDATEEQLAQAKSWYTQMMDSAEKGKAYEQAIMPVQMISQVPYFSRDERRALLPSITLKEVMAYRNALKTGARPEFLVIGNMSEAQATSLAQDVQKQLAANGSAWCRNKDVVVEKKQSVIFEKAGSSTDSALAAVFVPVGYDEYVSAAYSAMLGQIVQPWFYNQLRTEEQLGYAVFAFPMSVGRQWGMGFLLQSNDKQPSYLWQRYQAFFPDAEAKLRAMKPEEFAQIQQAIITQMRQAPQTLGEEASRLSKDFDRGNMRFDSRDKIIAQIKLLTPQKLADFFHQAVVEPQGMAILSQIAGSQNGKAEYVHPTGWKVWDNVSALQQTLPLMSEKNE